CACCTCCTAAATAAATTTCTTACTCATACCATATAAAAAGCCCTCAGTCTACATAGGCAGACACGAGGGCAGAAAAAGTCGTCTTCTTTATTTAAGAAAGAGCGTCTTGTCCTCGGCAGGATTTTTAAGCGGCAAGCCGCTCCTACTGTCTACGGTACAAATAATTATATTATTAACAACGTCGATTATCTTATCATGGGATAATCACTCTGTCAACATTTATTTTTGAACTTTAACACTTGTTGTATCAATTTTTACAGCAGGACCCATTGTAGTCGTTACGTTAACAGACTTCATGTAAGTTCCTTTTGAAGCTGCAGGTTTTGCTTTTTCAATCGTGTCAAATACTGTTAAGAAGTTTTCAACTAGTTTTTCATTGTCGAATGATACTTTTCCGATTGGCGCGTGGATAATTCCAGCTTTGTCCGCACGGTATTCAACTTTACCAGCTTTAATTTCTTCAACCGCTTTTGCAACGTCGAATGTAACAGTTCCTGTTCTTGGGTTTGGCATAAGCCCTTTTGGTCCAAGTACGCGACCAATTTTACCAACTTCACCCATCATGTCAGGTGTCGCAACGATAACATCGAAATCGAACCATCCTTGTTGGATTTTGTTGATGTACTCTGCATCGCCAGCATAATCTGCGCCAGCAGCTTCTGCTTCTTTAAGTTTTTCGCCTTTTGCAAATACAAGTACTTTTTGAGTTTTACCAGTACCGTTCGGCAGTACAACTGCTCCACGAACTTGCTCATCATTCTTCTTTACGTTGATTCCTAGACGGAATGCAACTTCAACTGTTGCGTCAAAGTTTGCTGTGCTCGTTTTTTTCGCAAGATCAATTGCTTCTTGTACGTCATAAAACTGAGTGCTGTCGACAAGCTTCATTGCTTCAGTGAATTTTTTACCTCTTTTTGCCATTTGAAATTTCCTCCTTGTTGTGGTGTTAACGGATTGAACCTCCCACGAATAAAGGTTGCGAGTTCCGAGGAACTAACGCAACCTCTTACTACATTGCAACTCTATATCAGTCTTCGATAGTGATTCCCATACTGCGTGCAGTACCTTCAACCATCGCCATTGCCGCTTCAACTGATGCAGCGTTCAAATCTGGCATCTTTTGTTCTGCAATTTCGCGCACTTTGTCGCGTTTTACAGTTGCTACCTTCGTTTTATTCGGTTCGCCTGAACCTTTTTGAAGATTAGCTGCAACCTTTAGCAATACTGCCGCAGGTGGAGTTTTTGTAATGAATGTAAATGAACGGTCTTCAAATACAGTGATTTCTACAGGAATAATTAGACCTGCTTGATCTGCTGTACGTGCGTTGAACTCTTTACAGAATCCCATAATGTTCACACCTGCTTGACCTAGCGCGGGTCCAACTGGTGGAGCCGGGTTCGCTTTCGCTGCAGGAATTTGTAGTTTAACAATCGTAGAAACTTTTTTAGCCACGTAATATACCTCCTTAAGTCCGTGATGTGGTAATCGGGTTGCCCCTCCCACTCAATATGTGTCTGCCGACTTGCGTCGGTAGAATAATTAAATGTAATCAAACTGTCCCTTGACGGCCTGACCTTTGAAATGATACCACTTTTTTGCGTCTAGTGCAAGTGGCACATCAATTATATTTTTTTAACTTGTACGAAATCCAATTCCATCTTCGTTTCGCGACCGAACATATCTACCGCGACTTTAACTTTCCGCTTATCTTGATCGATTTCCTCAATTTTCCCTTGGAAATCAGCAAACGGACCTTCAAGCACTTGAACAAGTTCACCAAGTGAAATATCCATTTCAGCGATACCGTCTTTGACGCCCATTTGTTTCAAGATAAATTCGACTTCTTCCTCAAGTAGCGGCGTCGGTTTTGCACCACCACCTGATGAACCGATAAAACCTGTAACGCCAGGCGTGTTTCGTACAACATACCAAGAATCATCTGTCATGATAATTTCCACTAGAACATATCCAGGGAAAGTTTTCTTCATAACTGTACGTTTCTTACCGTCTTTAAAATCCGTCTCTTCTTCTTCCGGGACGATCACTCGGAAAATCTTATCTTGCATACCCATCGTTTCAACACGAGCTTCCAGGTTAGCCTTTACTTTGTTCTCATAACCAGAATACGTATGAACGACATACCAATTCTTTTCCATTTCCATATCTTTTAGGACTACTCGTCCGTCCCTCCTTTTTCCATACAAAATAAAAAAACCCGTTATATTCGCAGACGGGCTATTTTTAAGGAATTATTTATTCTACTTTATTATAACGTATAAATCCACACTATTAAAAGTTAATGTACCATTCCATCAAATTTGAAATCCCCAAATCCGTTAGTGCGAAATAGACCGCCATAAATACGACCGTTACTAGAACTACAATCGTGTACTTAGTTAGCTGTTCTCTCTTTGGCCAACTTACTTTTCTCATTTCTGAGACTACGTCTTTAAGAAACCCGGTAATCTTCCCCATTTGTATCGTGCCCCTCCGAATACAGATATATTGCTTCCCCATTAGGTAGCTATTATGCAGTCTGTCTATGCACAGTATGTGAATTACAGTGTTTACAAAACTTCTTTAATGTCAAACGCTCCGACGGATTGTTATTGCGTGCGGGAACCGAATAATTGCGCGATCCACATACATCGCAGCTCAACATAATCTTTTTAGCCATATTATCACCCTCGGACCTTTAGTCTTGATAAAGAGTATCACCTTGCCCGAACTCTGTCAATAACTCTCGTAATATCCCTTTATCTTACAGCGTCAAATTGCATGTATCGTTCGAGTTTTCGTTTTATTCGTTGTAAAGCGTTGTCAACTGACTTTACTTGCCGATTTAACTCGAAAGATATTTCTTGATAAGATTGCCCCTCCAAGTAGAGGACCAACACTTCTTTCTCCAATGAACTAAGCACTTTGTTCATTTCTTTTTCCATGTGACTATAATCTTCCCGATGGATGATTAAGTCTTCAGGATCATCATGGACCGAACCCGATAACATGTCGAGTAGCGTACGGTCGGAGTCTTCCGAGTAAACTGGCTTGTCCAACGAAATTGATGAGTTGAGCGGAATGTGTTTTTGGCGAGTCGCAGTTTTAATCGCGGTAATGATTTGCCTTGTTATGCATAGCTCAGCGAACCCCTTAAACGAACTTAACCGATCCGGCCTGAAATCGCGTATCGCTTTATACAACCCAATCATGCCTTCTTGAATAATATCTTCACGATCTCCGCCCGTTAAAAAGTAGGAACGCCCTTTCAATGTGACAAATGAACGATACTTAGTAATCAAATAGTCAAGCGCATCCGTATTGCCAGTATGAATAATTAGAATAATATCCTCGTCGGACAGCGCTGTTAAGTCTAAAAAACTACCATTGTTGTATGTTTTTTCCACTATAAGAATCACTCCGGTTCATCATAGCTATAAACCTAGTATACCTTATGGAAAATTTTTACGTCAACTGTTTATTTCATTCCGCGGCGCCACTTTTCAAATATTTCCTTAATTTCGTCAGTTAAATCAATCTTCGACACGGGTCGTTGCTCTTCAAAGTTTTTTACACTTTTTGATATTAAGCTCGTAATCTCCTTCATTTCAACTTCAAGTTCACGTGCCGATTTGCGCAGTGCACCTTGCGCAAAAATTATCCATTGCTCGGTTAAATCGGAGGTGGCGACATGAATTTGGACACGACGGCCACCAAGTTCCGACACAAGTTTTTCAATTCGCTCATCAGCTGTTTCGTTCTCTCTGGTGAATAAAACCTCGACATCATGTGTTCGTTTCTTTTTCTCGATTCCAGGCACCATGTACGCATCGAAAACAACAATGACACGCCATCCCATGTATGCCTTGTATTCAGCCATTCGTTCAATAAGCAAATCCCGTGCATCTGCCAACTGGTGTTTCTTCAGTTTTT
The window above is part of the Sporosarcina sp. 6E9 genome. Proteins encoded here:
- the sigH gene encoding RNA polymerase sporulation sigma factor SigH codes for the protein MEKTYNNGSFLDLTALSDEDIILIIHTGNTDALDYLITKYRSFVTLKGRSYFLTGGDREDIIQEGMIGLYKAIRDFRPDRLSSFKGFAELCITRQIITAIKTATRQKHIPLNSSISLDKPVYSEDSDRTLLDMLSGSVHDDPEDLIIHREDYSHMEKEMNKVLSSLEKEVLVLYLEGQSYQEISFELNRQVKSVDNALQRIKRKLERYMQFDAVR
- the rpmG gene encoding 50S ribosomal protein L33, whose product is MAKKIMLSCDVCGSRNYSVPARNNNPSERLTLKKFCKHCNSHTVHRQTA
- a CDS encoding NYN domain-containing protein; amino-acid sequence: MEKKNVLLVDGYNIIGAWGELQKLKKHQLADARDLLIERMAEYKAYMGWRVIVVFDAYMVPGIEKKKRTHDVEVLFTRENETADERIEKLVSELGGRRVQIHVATSDLTEQWIIFAQGALRKSARELEVEMKEITSLISKSVKNFEEQRPVSKIDLTDEIKEIFEKWRRGMK
- the rplK gene encoding 50S ribosomal protein L11; translation: MAKKVSTIVKLQIPAAKANPAPPVGPALGQAGVNIMGFCKEFNARTADQAGLIIPVEITVFEDRSFTFITKTPPAAVLLKVAANLQKGSGEPNKTKVATVKRDKVREIAEQKMPDLNAASVEAAMAMVEGTARSMGITIED
- the nusG gene encoding transcription termination/antitermination protein NusG, producing the protein MEKNWYVVHTYSGYENKVKANLEARVETMGMQDKIFRVIVPEEEETDFKDGKKRTVMKKTFPGYVLVEIIMTDDSWYVVRNTPGVTGFIGSSGGGAKPTPLLEEEVEFILKQMGVKDGIAEMDISLGELVQVLEGPFADFQGKIEEIDQDKRKVKVAVDMFGRETKMELDFVQVKKI
- the secE gene encoding preprotein translocase subunit SecE, giving the protein MGKITGFLKDVVSEMRKVSWPKREQLTKYTIVVLVTVVFMAVYFALTDLGISNLMEWYINF
- the rplA gene encoding 50S ribosomal protein L1; protein product: MAKRGKKFTEAMKLVDSTQFYDVQEAIDLAKKTSTANFDATVEVAFRLGINVKKNDEQVRGAVVLPNGTGKTQKVLVFAKGEKLKEAEAAGADYAGDAEYINKIQQGWFDFDVIVATPDMMGEVGKIGRVLGPKGLMPNPRTGTVTFDVAKAVEEIKAGKVEYRADKAGIIHAPIGKVSFDNEKLVENFLTVFDTIEKAKPAASKGTYMKSVNVTTTMGPAVKIDTTSVKVQK